In Euzebya sp., the DNA window GACGCCTTCGTCAGCCGGCTGCGGAACCGCTCGACGAGGGTGAGGGGTGCCTCCTCGACGGCCTCGTCCTCCACCAGCAGGTCCGGGCCGCCCGGGTAGGGGTCGGCGTCGGCGTCCGGCGGGGGCGGCCGGGTCGTGACGGCCCCCTCCCCGCGCTCGTCGGACTCGGGGCGCGGCTCGAGCGGGGTGGTGGTCGTGGGGCGGTCGGAGGGCCGCGGCAGCGTGGTGGTCCCGCCCCGCGAGCGGCCCACGAAGAGGCCGCCCACGACGACGAGGACGATGATCGCGACGACGGCGACGATGAGGAGTTCCATGACGTCCCCGCAGGCTACCCGGAGGGTCTGACGCGGACGTGGCCCCTGCGATCCCGGGCGCTCAGGCGGTCCGGCGGTCCCGCAGGCGGCGTGCGGCGGTGTCGAGCCCGACGGCGAGGACCAGGACCGTGCCGGTCGTCAGGAAGCGGTGCCCCGGCGACAGCCCGAGCAGGTCGAGGCCGTTGTCGAGCGACCCGAGCACCAGCGCGCCGGTCAGGGCCGACCAGACCGATCCGCGGCCGCCGTACAGGCTGGCGCCGCCGATCGCCGCGGCGGCGAACGCGGTCAGGGTCAGGTCGACGCTGCCGGAGGACTGGTTGACCGCGAGCAGCCGTGACGCGCCCAGCACCCCGCCCGCCGCCGAGACGGTCCCGGCCAGCGCGAAGGTGACGATCCGCACCCGCCGCACCTCGATGCCCGCCCGCTCGGCGACCCGGGCGTCGCTGCCGATCGCCACCGCGTGGCGGCCGAACGCCGAGCGCTTGAGGACCACGTCGAGCAGCGCGACGACGCCGAGGAAGATCACCACGGCCAGGGGGATCCCGCGGTCGCGCCCGTACACCGCCGCTGCGGCGGCCGCGGCCGCGGCGACCAGCGCGATCCGCACGAGGCGGCCGGCCGGCTCGTGCCGCCGACGTGTGAGCCACCAGGCGGCGGTCGTGGCCGCGGCGACCGCCGACCCGCCGACGACGCCGATCCAGGACGGCAGGAACGTGCTGGTCAGCGCGGCGATGCCGGGGTCGGCCAGGTTGAGGGACCCGGCGTCGCCGAGGACCAGGAACAGCCCCCCGCGCCACATCAGCAGCCCGGCCAGGGTCACGACGAGGGACGGCAGCGCCAGGGCGGTCACCCCGATGCCGTGGACCAGGCCCGCGCCGGCGCCCGTGGCGAGCGCGGCGGCCACCGCCACGGGCGCGGGCAGGCCCGTCCGGACCACGAGCACCGCCATCACGGCGGCGGCGAACCCGCCGACGGCGCCCACGGACAGATCGATCTCCCCGATCAGGAGCACCAGGACGACTGCGACGGCGACCGTGCCGAGCGCCACGCTCTGCAACGTCAGGTTGGTCAGGTTGACCGCGGACAGGAACCGGCCGTTGAGCAGCTGCAGCCCCGTCCAGAGGACCACGAGCCCCGCGGCGGCCCCGATCCCGGGCAGCGCGTCGATCGACCAGCGGGCCAGCCGGCCCCGCCGCGTCCCGTCCTCCACGCCCGCGCTCACCGCCCACCCGCCTGGCTGACGCCAGCCGCGTGCCCCCCGGCCTGTCCTCTGACCGCTCCCACGCTCGCGCTCACGGCCCGAGCCCCGCCGCCGCGCACCGCTCGGCGAGGCGGGGGGTGCAGATGTCGGCCACGTCGAGGAAGCCGTCGGCGACGACGGTCGCGGCGATGTCGTCGACCGTGACCGGCTCCGGGGTCAGGATCACCGCCGGGACCGTCACGTCGCCGGCGGCCACCTCCACCACCTCGACGTCCTCGATCCCGGCGGCCGGCCGGTCGGCGCCCTCCAGCAGGGCGACCGCGATCTCCGCGGCGACAGCAGCCTGGGTGGTGATCGCCTTGTAGACGGTCATGTGCTGCTCGCCGCGGATGATCCGCTGGATGGCGGCCAGCTCGGCGTCCTGGCCGGTCACCGGCGGCAGCGGCTCGACGCCGGCGGTCCGCAGGGCCGCGATGACGCCGCCGGCCATCCCGTCGTTGGCGACGTACACGCCGTCCAGGCGGTCGCGGCCGAGGGTCGTCAGGGTCTGCTCCATCAGCTCCTGGGCCTGGTCGGGGGACCAGTCGGCGACGTCGACCTCGGCCAGCACCTCGACGCCGGCGTCGGCGAACACCTCCCTGGCCGAGGCGGCGAAGCGCCGGGCGTTGTCGTCGGTCGGCGCGCCGTTGACCATGACGATCTCCGCGGTGCCCACCACCCCGTCGGCGCGGATCGCCTCGACCAGCGCGCGGGCCTGCTGCGCGCCGACCGCGCCGTTGTCGAAGCCGACGTGGAAGTCGACCCGCTCGTCGAGGACCAGCCGGTCGTAGGACACCACCGGGACGCCGGCGTCGGTCGCCTGGCGCACGATCGTGGCGGCGGCCACCGAGTCGACGGGGTCGAGGACGAGCACGTCCACGCCGTTGGTCAGCATCGCCTCGGCCTGGGACTGCTGGCGGGCCGGATCCTGGTTGGCGTTCGCGGTGGTGGTGGTGCACGCGCCGCACAGCTCGGCGACCCGCGCCTCGAAGGCCGGGGCGTCGTAGGTCTCGTAGCGGGCGGTCTTCGACTCCGGCAGCAGCAGGCCGATCTCGGCGTCGGCTGCACCCGCCGCGCCGTCGCACGCGCCGGCCAGCACCGCGAGCACGACCAGGGCGGCGGCCGCCGCGACCGGCGGCACGGTCAGGGCCCCTCCGGCGCGGCGACGCCGGGCT includes these proteins:
- a CDS encoding substrate-binding domain-containing protein translates to MPPVAAAAALVVLAVLAGACDGAAGAADAEIGLLLPESKTARYETYDAPAFEARVAELCGACTTTTANANQDPARQQSQAEAMLTNGVDVLVLDPVDSVAAATIVRQATDAGVPVVSYDRLVLDERVDFHVGFDNGAVGAQQARALVEAIRADGVVGTAEIVMVNGAPTDDNARRFAASAREVFADAGVEVLAEVDVADWSPDQAQELMEQTLTTLGRDRLDGVYVANDGMAGGVIAALRTAGVEPLPPVTGQDAELAAIQRIIRGEQHMTVYKAITTQAAVAAEIAVALLEGADRPAAGIEDVEVVEVAAGDVTVPAVILTPEPVTVDDIAATVVADGFLDVADICTPRLAERCAAAGLGP
- a CDS encoding sugar ABC transporter permease, which codes for MSAGVEDGTRRGRLARWSIDALPGIGAAAGLVVLWTGLQLLNGRFLSAVNLTNLTLQSVALGTVAVAVVLVLLIGEIDLSVGAVGGFAAAVMAVLVVRTGLPAPVAVAAALATGAGAGLVHGIGVTALALPSLVVTLAGLLMWRGGLFLVLGDAGSLNLADPGIAALTSTFLPSWIGVVGGSAVAAATTAAWWLTRRRHEPAGRLVRIALVAAAAAAAAAVYGRDRGIPLAVVIFLGVVALLDVVLKRSAFGRHAVAIGSDARVAERAGIEVRRVRIVTFALAGTVSAAGGVLGASRLLAVNQSSGSVDLTLTAFAAAAIGGASLYGGRGSVWSALTGALVLGSLDNGLDLLGLSPGHRFLTTGTVLVLAVGLDTAARRLRDRRTA